The following proteins are encoded in a genomic region of Oncorhynchus kisutch isolate 150728-3 linkage group LG18, Okis_V2, whole genome shotgun sequence:
- the LOC109909026 gene encoding frizzled-9-like codes for MEGSPLKILISLWCQLLVAGYSVELGTYDLERGRPAKCEPIVIPMCQGIGYNMTRMPNFMDHDNQNEAAIKLNEFAPLVEYGCDVHLRFFLCSLYTPMCTDKVSTSIPACRPMCEQARQKCSPIMEKFHYTWPDSLDCSKLPTRNDPNALCMEAPENDTKTEIKKGEGMLPVPPRPRQPGSGNGRSTGSLGSCENPEKFQYVEKSQSCAPRCSSAVDVFWSRRDKDFAFIWMTVWSTLCFVSTSFTVLTFLLDPHRFQYPERPIIFLSMCYNIYSVAFIIRSVAGAENIACDRENGELYIIQEGLESTGCTIVFLILYYFGMASSIWWVILTLTWFLAAGKKWGHEAIESHSNYFHMAAWGIPALKTIIILTMRKVAGDELTGLCYVGSMDSGALTGFVLIPLSCYLVIGTSFVLTGFVALFHIRKVMKTEGTNTEKLEKLMVKIGIYSILYTVPATCVIICYFYERLNMDYWKFRGLEGKCVSFPGRRNEDCSLDASVPTVAVFMLKIFMSLVVGITSGVWVWSSKTLQTWQGLCSRKLASDRTSRKPCGSVSCSTHCHYKAPAVVLHMAKTDPYSESPTHV; via the coding sequence ATGGAGGGGTCTCCTTTGAAGATACTGATTTCTCTCTGGTGTCAGTTGTTGGTTGCTGGCTACAGTGTGGAGCTAGGAACCTACGACCTGGAACGAGGCAGACCAGCCAAATGCGAACCCATAGTAATCCCCATGTGCCAGGGCATTGGCTACAACATGACCAGAATGCCCAATTTTATGGACCATGACAACCAAAATGAGGCTGCCATCAAGCTGAATGAGTTTGCACCTCTAGTGGAGTATGGCTGTGATGTGCACCTTCGTttcttcctctgctctctctacacccccATGTGCACTGATAAAGTGTCTACCTCCATCCCAGCCTGCAGGCCCATGTGTGAGCAGGCCAGGCAGAAGTGCTCACCCATTATGGAGAAGTTCCACTACACATGGCCTGACTCGCTGGATTGCTCCAAGCTCCCGACCAGGAATGACCCCAACGCGCTGTGCATGGAGGCTCCAGAGAACGACACCAAGACAGAGATCAAGAAGGGAGAGGGCATGCTTCCTGTTCCCCCTCGGCCAAGGCAACCGGGTAGCGGTAACGGGCGCTCCACTGGCAGTCTGGGGTCCTGCGAGAACCCAGAGAAGTTCCAGTACGTGGAGAAGAGCCAGTCGTGTGCTCCCCGCTGCTCCTCGGCAGTGGACGTGTTCTGGTCCAGAAGGGACAAGGACTTTGCCTTCATCTGGATGACGGTGTGGTCAACGCTCTGTTTCGTCTCCACGTCCTTCACCGTTCTCACCTTCCTCCTGGACCCCCACCGCTTCCAGTACCCTGAACGGCCCATCATCTTCCTCTCCATGTGCTACAACATCTACTCTGTGGCCTTCATCATCCGCTCGGTGGCCGGGGCCGAGAACATCGCCTGCGACCGGGAGAATGGCGAGCTCTACATCATCCAGGAGGGGCTGGAGTCCACAGGCTGCACCATCGTCTTCCTCATCCTCTACTACTTTGGTATGGCCTCGTCCATCTGGTGGGTCATACTTACCCTCACCTGGTTCCTGGCCGCTGGTAAGAAGTGGGGCCACGAGGCCATTGAGTCCCACAGCAACTACTTCCACATGGCCGCATGGGGCATCCCGGCTCTGAAGaccatcatcatcctcaccatGAGGAAGGTAGCAGGGGATGAGCTGACGGGTCTGTGCTACGTGGGCAGCATGGACTCTGGAGCGCTCACCGGCTTTGTGCTCATCCCTCTGTCCTGCTACCTGGTCATTGGCACGTCCTTCGTCCTCACCGGCTTTGTGGCGCTCTTCCACATCCGCAAGGTGATGAAAACCGAAGGCACCAACACAGAGAAGCTGGAGAAGCTGATGGTGAAGATCGGCATCTACTCCATCCTGTACACGGTGCCCGCCACCTGCGTCATCATCTGCTACTTCTACGAGAGGCTCAACATGGACTACTGGAAGTTCAGGGGGCTAGAGGGCAAGTGCGTGTCGTTCCCTGGGCGCCGGAACGAGGACTGCTCCCTGGATGCGTCGGTGCCCACTGTGGCGGTGTTCATGCTGAAGATCTTCATGTCTTTGGTGGTGGGCATCACcagtggtgtgtgggtgtggagcTCCAAGACCCTGCAGACCTGGCAGGGCCTGTGCAGCAGGAAGCTGGCATCAGACAGGACTAGCAGGAAGCCCTGTGGCAGCGTGAGCTGCAGCACACACTGTCATTACAAAGCCCCTGCCGTGGTGCTCCACATGGCCAAGACAGACCCTTACTCAGAAAGCCCCACACATGTCTGA